A genome region from Danio aesculapii chromosome 2, fDanAes4.1, whole genome shotgun sequence includes the following:
- the amotl2b gene encoding angiomotin-like protein 2b isoform X1, with protein MPLTESAWNESVGCRFSSDHKYSSSSNKMRGEEASGTVLHRLIQEQLRYGNPTDAHTLLAIQQQALRRGGGAASSSQSSSESLSQDEPQSPQLSTRQEPQGQEHQVDYQHSENYTTYPHHQEELPTYEQAKAHSQYLASQWCLPHRVCSLQGSVTVQKPCEEQDTWDMKQGHVRSISDRVLHFSMESGKMPCSASYPQINGYHANQHLQYNPQGMEYSKLAPYTEYPFSAEFENGFKAPPPFHSQHNRLPTPEVCHRLSTSPPAGREVNACSRSQLEMLMNENKRLRQELEGQTEKALKIQKLEQEIQRISEAYDTLMKGCAKREALEQALRNKLMAEIKRLQHSSVQAAKQAEAADQNQHAIEKLHLQNEEQKLRCACLEQEVQHLRNEAEKHQRRSEALESTLKSTQARSQQLWTELQRKRAYVEKVERLQGALTQLQATCEKREGLEMRLRTRLEQELRSLRNQQRQSQPVGGTSHVNVFTLQENLREKEERILSLEADKTRWEQKYLEEKTMREFAMDAAATAAAQRDTTIINHSPCHSFIEELPSTEYRNQEVENRIRALYAQILEKDTVISILKQKLQQEQKGQSGALQPATADFSITSSHSTPAHTAQGKERSHFNDQAAGTLHSSHAPVEALAHTTDQTPHTEPKPNNIQKAPSAVDLFKGLDDVSAEAVEIFI; from the exons ATGCCATTAACAGAATCCGCGTGGAATGAAAGTGTTGGTTG CAGGTTCAGCTCAGATCATAAATACTCATCTTCGTCAAATAAAATGAGAGGTGAAGAAGCATCTGGCACTGTCCTGCACAGACTGATCCAAGAGCAGCTTCGCTATGGAAACCCTACAGATGCCCACACACTCCTGGCCATCCAGCAGCAGGCCCTGCGGCGAGGAGGAGGAGCAGCGTCTTCCTCACAGTCTTCATCTGAGAGCCTCAGTCAGGACGAGCCCCAGTCTCCTCAGCTATCGACCCGCCAAGAACCGCAGGGTCAGGAGCACCAGGTAGACTACCAGCACTCGGAGAACTACACCACATACCCACACCACCAAGAGGAGCTGCCCACGTATGAACAAGCCAAGGCACATTCTCAATATTTGGCCTCCCAGTGGTGCCTCCCACACCGGGTCTGCTCACTACAGGGCAGTGTGACTGTCCAGAAGCCTTGTGAGGAGCAAGACACCTGGGATATGAAGCAAGGCCATGTACGGTCAATCAGTGACCGGGTTCTGCATTTTTCAATGGAGAGTGGTAAAATGCCATGTTCTGCCAGCTACCCTCAAATCAATGGATACCATGCAAACCAGCACTTACAATATAACCCGCAAGGAATGGAGTACAGCAAACTGGCTCCTTATACCGAATACCCCTTTTCAGCGGAGTTTGAAAACGGCTTCAAAGCGCCACCACCATTTCATTCCCAGCACAACAG ACTTCCAACTCCAGAGGTTTGCCACCGACTCTCCACGTCTCCCCCTGCTGGCAGGGAGGTCAACGCTTGCAGTCGCAGTCAACTGGAAATGCTCATGAACGAGAACAAGAGACTCAGACAAGAGCTGGAGGGACAGACTGAGAAGGCCCTCAAAATTCAGAAG CTGGAACAAGAAATCCAAAGGATCTCCGAGGCCTATGACACTTTGATGAAGGGCTGTGCTAAAAGAGAAGCTCTGGAGCAAGCGCTAAGAAATAAGCTGATGGCGGAGATCAAGCGGCTACAGCATTCAAGCGTTCAAGCGGCCAAACAAGCTGAAGCTGCTGACCAGAACCAACACGCTATAGAGAAGCTCCATCTGCAGA ATGAAGAGCAGAAGCTGAGGTGTGCGTGTCTGGAACAGGAGGTCCAGCATCTGCGAAACGAAGCAGAGAAGCATCAACGCAGGAGCGAGGCCTTGGAGAGCACACTGAAATCCACACAGGCCCGCAGTCAGCAGCTGTGGACAGAGCTGCAGAGGAAGAGAGCGTATGTGGAGAAGGTGGAACGTCTGCAGGGGGCTCTGACTCAGCTCCAAGCCACCTGTGAGAAGAGAGAAGGGTTGGAAATGCGCCTAAGGACACGGCTAGAGCAGGAACTGCGGAGCCTCCGAAATCAGCAG CGGCAGTCTCAGCCAGTCGGAGGAACATCCCACGTGAATGTGTTCACACTGCAGGAGAATCTGCGGGAGAAAGAGGAGCGCATTCTGTCCCTTGAGGCCGATAAGACACGCTGGGAGCAGAAATACCTGGAGGAAAAGACCATGAGGGAGTTTGCTATGGATGCTGCTGCCACTGCTGCAGCTCAGAG AGACACAACCATCATTAACCATTCACCCTGCCATTCCTTCATTGAGGAGCTCCCATCAACTGAGTACAGGAACCAGGAGGTAGAAAACAG GATACGTGCCCTGTATGCCCAAATCCTAGAGAAGGACACAGTGATTAGCATCCTGAAGCAGAAGCTTCAGCAAGAGCAGAAGGGACAGTCAGGTGCCCTCCAACCAGCTACTGCTGACTTCTCCATCACCAGCTCTCATTCAACACCTGCACACACTGCCCAGGGCAAAG AAAGGAGCCATTTCAATGACCAGGCGGCTGGTACGTTACATTCCTCGCATGCCCCGGTAGAGGCCTTGGCACACACAACAGATCAAACCCCTCACACAGAGCCCAAGCCCA ATAACATCCaaaaagcaccatctgctgtgGACCTTTTCAAGGGCCTGGATGATGTGTCAGCAGAAGCAGTGGAGATCTTCATCTGA
- the amotl2b gene encoding angiomotin-like protein 2b isoform X2, which produces MPLTESAWNESVGWFSSDHKYSSSSNKMRGEEASGTVLHRLIQEQLRYGNPTDAHTLLAIQQQALRRGGGAASSSQSSSESLSQDEPQSPQLSTRQEPQGQEHQVDYQHSENYTTYPHHQEELPTYEQAKAHSQYLASQWCLPHRVCSLQGSVTVQKPCEEQDTWDMKQGHVRSISDRVLHFSMESGKMPCSASYPQINGYHANQHLQYNPQGMEYSKLAPYTEYPFSAEFENGFKAPPPFHSQHNRLPTPEVCHRLSTSPPAGREVNACSRSQLEMLMNENKRLRQELEGQTEKALKIQKLEQEIQRISEAYDTLMKGCAKREALEQALRNKLMAEIKRLQHSSVQAAKQAEAADQNQHAIEKLHLQNEEQKLRCACLEQEVQHLRNEAEKHQRRSEALESTLKSTQARSQQLWTELQRKRAYVEKVERLQGALTQLQATCEKREGLEMRLRTRLEQELRSLRNQQRQSQPVGGTSHVNVFTLQENLREKEERILSLEADKTRWEQKYLEEKTMREFAMDAAATAAAQRDTTIINHSPCHSFIEELPSTEYRNQEVENRIRALYAQILEKDTVISILKQKLQQEQKGQSGALQPATADFSITSSHSTPAHTAQGKERSHFNDQAAGTLHSSHAPVEALAHTTDQTPHTEPKPNNIQKAPSAVDLFKGLDDVSAEAVEIFI; this is translated from the exons ATGCCATTAACAGAATCCGCGTGGAATGAAAGTGTTGGTTG GTTCAGCTCAGATCATAAATACTCATCTTCGTCAAATAAAATGAGAGGTGAAGAAGCATCTGGCACTGTCCTGCACAGACTGATCCAAGAGCAGCTTCGCTATGGAAACCCTACAGATGCCCACACACTCCTGGCCATCCAGCAGCAGGCCCTGCGGCGAGGAGGAGGAGCAGCGTCTTCCTCACAGTCTTCATCTGAGAGCCTCAGTCAGGACGAGCCCCAGTCTCCTCAGCTATCGACCCGCCAAGAACCGCAGGGTCAGGAGCACCAGGTAGACTACCAGCACTCGGAGAACTACACCACATACCCACACCACCAAGAGGAGCTGCCCACGTATGAACAAGCCAAGGCACATTCTCAATATTTGGCCTCCCAGTGGTGCCTCCCACACCGGGTCTGCTCACTACAGGGCAGTGTGACTGTCCAGAAGCCTTGTGAGGAGCAAGACACCTGGGATATGAAGCAAGGCCATGTACGGTCAATCAGTGACCGGGTTCTGCATTTTTCAATGGAGAGTGGTAAAATGCCATGTTCTGCCAGCTACCCTCAAATCAATGGATACCATGCAAACCAGCACTTACAATATAACCCGCAAGGAATGGAGTACAGCAAACTGGCTCCTTATACCGAATACCCCTTTTCAGCGGAGTTTGAAAACGGCTTCAAAGCGCCACCACCATTTCATTCCCAGCACAACAG ACTTCCAACTCCAGAGGTTTGCCACCGACTCTCCACGTCTCCCCCTGCTGGCAGGGAGGTCAACGCTTGCAGTCGCAGTCAACTGGAAATGCTCATGAACGAGAACAAGAGACTCAGACAAGAGCTGGAGGGACAGACTGAGAAGGCCCTCAAAATTCAGAAG CTGGAACAAGAAATCCAAAGGATCTCCGAGGCCTATGACACTTTGATGAAGGGCTGTGCTAAAAGAGAAGCTCTGGAGCAAGCGCTAAGAAATAAGCTGATGGCGGAGATCAAGCGGCTACAGCATTCAAGCGTTCAAGCGGCCAAACAAGCTGAAGCTGCTGACCAGAACCAACACGCTATAGAGAAGCTCCATCTGCAGA ATGAAGAGCAGAAGCTGAGGTGTGCGTGTCTGGAACAGGAGGTCCAGCATCTGCGAAACGAAGCAGAGAAGCATCAACGCAGGAGCGAGGCCTTGGAGAGCACACTGAAATCCACACAGGCCCGCAGTCAGCAGCTGTGGACAGAGCTGCAGAGGAAGAGAGCGTATGTGGAGAAGGTGGAACGTCTGCAGGGGGCTCTGACTCAGCTCCAAGCCACCTGTGAGAAGAGAGAAGGGTTGGAAATGCGCCTAAGGACACGGCTAGAGCAGGAACTGCGGAGCCTCCGAAATCAGCAG CGGCAGTCTCAGCCAGTCGGAGGAACATCCCACGTGAATGTGTTCACACTGCAGGAGAATCTGCGGGAGAAAGAGGAGCGCATTCTGTCCCTTGAGGCCGATAAGACACGCTGGGAGCAGAAATACCTGGAGGAAAAGACCATGAGGGAGTTTGCTATGGATGCTGCTGCCACTGCTGCAGCTCAGAG AGACACAACCATCATTAACCATTCACCCTGCCATTCCTTCATTGAGGAGCTCCCATCAACTGAGTACAGGAACCAGGAGGTAGAAAACAG GATACGTGCCCTGTATGCCCAAATCCTAGAGAAGGACACAGTGATTAGCATCCTGAAGCAGAAGCTTCAGCAAGAGCAGAAGGGACAGTCAGGTGCCCTCCAACCAGCTACTGCTGACTTCTCCATCACCAGCTCTCATTCAACACCTGCACACACTGCCCAGGGCAAAG AAAGGAGCCATTTCAATGACCAGGCGGCTGGTACGTTACATTCCTCGCATGCCCCGGTAGAGGCCTTGGCACACACAACAGATCAAACCCCTCACACAGAGCCCAAGCCCA ATAACATCCaaaaagcaccatctgctgtgGACCTTTTCAAGGGCCTGGATGATGTGTCAGCAGAAGCAGTGGAGATCTTCATCTGA
- the amotl2b gene encoding angiomotin-like protein 2b isoform X3, producing MRGEEASGTVLHRLIQEQLRYGNPTDAHTLLAIQQQALRRGGGAASSSQSSSESLSQDEPQSPQLSTRQEPQGQEHQVDYQHSENYTTYPHHQEELPTYEQAKAHSQYLASQWCLPHRVCSLQGSVTVQKPCEEQDTWDMKQGHVRSISDRVLHFSMESGKMPCSASYPQINGYHANQHLQYNPQGMEYSKLAPYTEYPFSAEFENGFKAPPPFHSQHNRLPTPEVCHRLSTSPPAGREVNACSRSQLEMLMNENKRLRQELEGQTEKALKIQKLEQEIQRISEAYDTLMKGCAKREALEQALRNKLMAEIKRLQHSSVQAAKQAEAADQNQHAIEKLHLQNEEQKLRCACLEQEVQHLRNEAEKHQRRSEALESTLKSTQARSQQLWTELQRKRAYVEKVERLQGALTQLQATCEKREGLEMRLRTRLEQELRSLRNQQRQSQPVGGTSHVNVFTLQENLREKEERILSLEADKTRWEQKYLEEKTMREFAMDAAATAAAQRDTTIINHSPCHSFIEELPSTEYRNQEVENRIRALYAQILEKDTVISILKQKLQQEQKGQSGALQPATADFSITSSHSTPAHTAQGKERSHFNDQAAGTLHSSHAPVEALAHTTDQTPHTEPKPNNIQKAPSAVDLFKGLDDVSAEAVEIFI from the exons ATGAGAGGTGAAGAAGCATCTGGCACTGTCCTGCACAGACTGATCCAAGAGCAGCTTCGCTATGGAAACCCTACAGATGCCCACACACTCCTGGCCATCCAGCAGCAGGCCCTGCGGCGAGGAGGAGGAGCAGCGTCTTCCTCACAGTCTTCATCTGAGAGCCTCAGTCAGGACGAGCCCCAGTCTCCTCAGCTATCGACCCGCCAAGAACCGCAGGGTCAGGAGCACCAGGTAGACTACCAGCACTCGGAGAACTACACCACATACCCACACCACCAAGAGGAGCTGCCCACGTATGAACAAGCCAAGGCACATTCTCAATATTTGGCCTCCCAGTGGTGCCTCCCACACCGGGTCTGCTCACTACAGGGCAGTGTGACTGTCCAGAAGCCTTGTGAGGAGCAAGACACCTGGGATATGAAGCAAGGCCATGTACGGTCAATCAGTGACCGGGTTCTGCATTTTTCAATGGAGAGTGGTAAAATGCCATGTTCTGCCAGCTACCCTCAAATCAATGGATACCATGCAAACCAGCACTTACAATATAACCCGCAAGGAATGGAGTACAGCAAACTGGCTCCTTATACCGAATACCCCTTTTCAGCGGAGTTTGAAAACGGCTTCAAAGCGCCACCACCATTTCATTCCCAGCACAACAG ACTTCCAACTCCAGAGGTTTGCCACCGACTCTCCACGTCTCCCCCTGCTGGCAGGGAGGTCAACGCTTGCAGTCGCAGTCAACTGGAAATGCTCATGAACGAGAACAAGAGACTCAGACAAGAGCTGGAGGGACAGACTGAGAAGGCCCTCAAAATTCAGAAG CTGGAACAAGAAATCCAAAGGATCTCCGAGGCCTATGACACTTTGATGAAGGGCTGTGCTAAAAGAGAAGCTCTGGAGCAAGCGCTAAGAAATAAGCTGATGGCGGAGATCAAGCGGCTACAGCATTCAAGCGTTCAAGCGGCCAAACAAGCTGAAGCTGCTGACCAGAACCAACACGCTATAGAGAAGCTCCATCTGCAGA ATGAAGAGCAGAAGCTGAGGTGTGCGTGTCTGGAACAGGAGGTCCAGCATCTGCGAAACGAAGCAGAGAAGCATCAACGCAGGAGCGAGGCCTTGGAGAGCACACTGAAATCCACACAGGCCCGCAGTCAGCAGCTGTGGACAGAGCTGCAGAGGAAGAGAGCGTATGTGGAGAAGGTGGAACGTCTGCAGGGGGCTCTGACTCAGCTCCAAGCCACCTGTGAGAAGAGAGAAGGGTTGGAAATGCGCCTAAGGACACGGCTAGAGCAGGAACTGCGGAGCCTCCGAAATCAGCAG CGGCAGTCTCAGCCAGTCGGAGGAACATCCCACGTGAATGTGTTCACACTGCAGGAGAATCTGCGGGAGAAAGAGGAGCGCATTCTGTCCCTTGAGGCCGATAAGACACGCTGGGAGCAGAAATACCTGGAGGAAAAGACCATGAGGGAGTTTGCTATGGATGCTGCTGCCACTGCTGCAGCTCAGAG AGACACAACCATCATTAACCATTCACCCTGCCATTCCTTCATTGAGGAGCTCCCATCAACTGAGTACAGGAACCAGGAGGTAGAAAACAG GATACGTGCCCTGTATGCCCAAATCCTAGAGAAGGACACAGTGATTAGCATCCTGAAGCAGAAGCTTCAGCAAGAGCAGAAGGGACAGTCAGGTGCCCTCCAACCAGCTACTGCTGACTTCTCCATCACCAGCTCTCATTCAACACCTGCACACACTGCCCAGGGCAAAG AAAGGAGCCATTTCAATGACCAGGCGGCTGGTACGTTACATTCCTCGCATGCCCCGGTAGAGGCCTTGGCACACACAACAGATCAAACCCCTCACACAGAGCCCAAGCCCA ATAACATCCaaaaagcaccatctgctgtgGACCTTTTCAAGGGCCTGGATGATGTGTCAGCAGAAGCAGTGGAGATCTTCATCTGA